From Peromyscus eremicus chromosome 3, PerEre_H2_v1, whole genome shotgun sequence, one genomic window encodes:
- the Tra2a gene encoding transformer-2 protein homolog alpha isoform X4: MSDVEENNFEGRESRSQSKSPTGTPARVKSESRSGSRSPSRVSKHSESHSRSRSKSRSRSRRHSHRRYTRSRSHSHRRRSRSRSYTPEYRRRRSRSHSPMSNRRRHTGSRANPDPNTCLGVFGLSLYTTERDLREVFSRYGPLSGVNVVYDQRTGRSRGFAFVYFERIDDSKEAMERANGMELDGRRIRVDYSITKRAHTPTPGIYMGRPTHSGGGGGGGGGGGGGGGGGRRRDSYYDRGYDRGYDRYEDYDYRRRSPSPYYSRYRSRSRSRSYSPRRY, encoded by the exons GAGTCTCGCTCTCAGTCAAAATCTCCAACGGGAACTCCTGCTCGCGTAAAATCAGAGAGCAGGTCAGGATCTCGTAGTCCATCAAGAGTTTCCAAACATTCTGAATCCCATTCTCGATCAAGATCAAAATCCAG gtcAAGGTCAAGGAGGCATTCTCATAGACGCTACACTCGGTCCCGGTCCCACTCTCATAGAAGACGATCTCGAAGTAGATCCTATACTCCAGAGTATCGTCGACGAAGAAGCCGGAGTCACTCTCCAATGTCCAATCGCAGAAGACATACAGGCAGCAGG GCAAATCCAGATCCCAACACTTGCCTGGGTGTCTTTGGCCTCAGTTTGTACACAACAGAGAGAGATCTTCGTGAAGTATTCTCTCGATATGGACCATTGAGTGGTGTCAATGTAGTTTATGATCAGCGAACTGGAAGGTCACGTGGATTTGCTTTTGTGTATTTTGAGAGGATAGATGACTCTAAGGAG gctaTGGAAAGGGCAAATGGGATGGAGCTGGACGGTAGAAGAATTCGTGTGGATTATTCTATCACCAAGAGAGCACACACGCCTACACCAGGCATTTACATGGGCAGACCAACTCA tagtggtggtggaggtggaggaggcggcggtggcggtggagGCGGCGGTGGTGGTAGACGACGGGATTCTTACTATGATAGAGGATATGATCGAGGCTATGACAGATATGAAGATTATGATTACCG AAGAAGGTCACCTTCTCCTTATTACAGTCGATACAGGTCACGGTCAAGATCTCGTTCCTATAGCCCAA GACGCTATTAA
- the Tra2a gene encoding transformer-2 protein homolog alpha isoform X2, whose amino-acid sequence MSDVEENNFEGRESRSQSKSPTGTPARVKSESRSGSRSPSRVSKHSESHSRSRSKSRSRSRRHSHRRYTRSRSHSHRRRSRSRSYTPEYRRRRSRSHSPMSNRRRHTGSRANPDPNTCLGVFGLSLYTTERDLREVFSRYGPLSGVNVVYDQRTGRSRGFAFVYFERIDDSKEAMERANGMELDGRRIRVDYSITKRAHTPTPGIYMGRPTHGGGGGGGGGGGGGGGGGRRRDSYYDRGYDRGYDRYEDYDYRYRRRSPSPYYSRYRSRSRSRSYSPRRY is encoded by the exons GAGTCTCGCTCTCAGTCAAAATCTCCAACGGGAACTCCTGCTCGCGTAAAATCAGAGAGCAGGTCAGGATCTCGTAGTCCATCAAGAGTTTCCAAACATTCTGAATCCCATTCTCGATCAAGATCAAAATCCAG gtcAAGGTCAAGGAGGCATTCTCATAGACGCTACACTCGGTCCCGGTCCCACTCTCATAGAAGACGATCTCGAAGTAGATCCTATACTCCAGAGTATCGTCGACGAAGAAGCCGGAGTCACTCTCCAATGTCCAATCGCAGAAGACATACAGGCAGCAGG GCAAATCCAGATCCCAACACTTGCCTGGGTGTCTTTGGCCTCAGTTTGTACACAACAGAGAGAGATCTTCGTGAAGTATTCTCTCGATATGGACCATTGAGTGGTGTCAATGTAGTTTATGATCAGCGAACTGGAAGGTCACGTGGATTTGCTTTTGTGTATTTTGAGAGGATAGATGACTCTAAGGAG gctaTGGAAAGGGCAAATGGGATGGAGCTGGACGGTAGAAGAATTCGTGTGGATTATTCTATCACCAAGAGAGCACACACGCCTACACCAGGCATTTACATGGGCAGACCAACTCA tggtggtggaggtggaggaggcggcggtggcggtggagGCGGCGGTGGTGGTAGACGACGGGATTCTTACTATGATAGAGGATATGATCGAGGCTATGACAGATATGAAGATTATGATTACCGGTACAG AAGAAGGTCACCTTCTCCTTATTACAGTCGATACAGGTCACGGTCAAGATCTCGTTCCTATAGCCCAA GACGCTATTAA
- the Tra2a gene encoding transformer-2 protein homolog alpha isoform X1: protein MSDVEENNFEGRESRSQSKSPTGTPARVKSESRSGSRSPSRVSKHSESHSRSRSKSRSRSRRHSHRRYTRSRSHSHRRRSRSRSYTPEYRRRRSRSHSPMSNRRRHTGSRANPDPNTCLGVFGLSLYTTERDLREVFSRYGPLSGVNVVYDQRTGRSRGFAFVYFERIDDSKEAMERANGMELDGRRIRVDYSITKRAHTPTPGIYMGRPTHSGGGGGGGGGGGGGGGGGRRRDSYYDRGYDRGYDRYEDYDYRYRRRSPSPYYSRYRSRSRSRSYSPRRY, encoded by the exons GAGTCTCGCTCTCAGTCAAAATCTCCAACGGGAACTCCTGCTCGCGTAAAATCAGAGAGCAGGTCAGGATCTCGTAGTCCATCAAGAGTTTCCAAACATTCTGAATCCCATTCTCGATCAAGATCAAAATCCAG gtcAAGGTCAAGGAGGCATTCTCATAGACGCTACACTCGGTCCCGGTCCCACTCTCATAGAAGACGATCTCGAAGTAGATCCTATACTCCAGAGTATCGTCGACGAAGAAGCCGGAGTCACTCTCCAATGTCCAATCGCAGAAGACATACAGGCAGCAGG GCAAATCCAGATCCCAACACTTGCCTGGGTGTCTTTGGCCTCAGTTTGTACACAACAGAGAGAGATCTTCGTGAAGTATTCTCTCGATATGGACCATTGAGTGGTGTCAATGTAGTTTATGATCAGCGAACTGGAAGGTCACGTGGATTTGCTTTTGTGTATTTTGAGAGGATAGATGACTCTAAGGAG gctaTGGAAAGGGCAAATGGGATGGAGCTGGACGGTAGAAGAATTCGTGTGGATTATTCTATCACCAAGAGAGCACACACGCCTACACCAGGCATTTACATGGGCAGACCAACTCA tagtggtggtggaggtggaggaggcggcggtggcggtggagGCGGCGGTGGTGGTAGACGACGGGATTCTTACTATGATAGAGGATATGATCGAGGCTATGACAGATATGAAGATTATGATTACCGGTACAG AAGAAGGTCACCTTCTCCTTATTACAGTCGATACAGGTCACGGTCAAGATCTCGTTCCTATAGCCCAA GACGCTATTAA
- the Tra2a gene encoding transformer-2 protein homolog alpha isoform X5: MSDVEENNFEGRESRSQSKSPTGTPARVKSESRSGSRSPSRVSKHSESHSRSRSKSRSRSRRHSHRRYTRSRSHSHRRRSRSRSYTPEYRRRRSRSHSPMSNRRRHTGSRANPDPNTCLGVFGLSLYTTERDLREVFSRYGPLSGVNVVYDQRTGRSRGFAFVYFERIDDSKEAMERANGMELDGRRIRVDYSITKRAHTPTPGIYMGRPTHGGGGGGGGGGGGGGGGGRRRDSYYDRGYDRGYDRYEDYDYRYRRSPSPYYSRYRSRSRSRSYSPRRY; the protein is encoded by the exons GAGTCTCGCTCTCAGTCAAAATCTCCAACGGGAACTCCTGCTCGCGTAAAATCAGAGAGCAGGTCAGGATCTCGTAGTCCATCAAGAGTTTCCAAACATTCTGAATCCCATTCTCGATCAAGATCAAAATCCAG gtcAAGGTCAAGGAGGCATTCTCATAGACGCTACACTCGGTCCCGGTCCCACTCTCATAGAAGACGATCTCGAAGTAGATCCTATACTCCAGAGTATCGTCGACGAAGAAGCCGGAGTCACTCTCCAATGTCCAATCGCAGAAGACATACAGGCAGCAGG GCAAATCCAGATCCCAACACTTGCCTGGGTGTCTTTGGCCTCAGTTTGTACACAACAGAGAGAGATCTTCGTGAAGTATTCTCTCGATATGGACCATTGAGTGGTGTCAATGTAGTTTATGATCAGCGAACTGGAAGGTCACGTGGATTTGCTTTTGTGTATTTTGAGAGGATAGATGACTCTAAGGAG gctaTGGAAAGGGCAAATGGGATGGAGCTGGACGGTAGAAGAATTCGTGTGGATTATTCTATCACCAAGAGAGCACACACGCCTACACCAGGCATTTACATGGGCAGACCAACTCA tggtggtggaggtggaggaggcggcggtggcggtggagGCGGCGGTGGTGGTAGACGACGGGATTCTTACTATGATAGAGGATATGATCGAGGCTATGACAGATATGAAGATTATGATTACCGGTACAG AAGGTCACCTTCTCCTTATTACAGTCGATACAGGTCACGGTCAAGATCTCGTTCCTATAGCCCAA GACGCTATTAA
- the Tra2a gene encoding transformer-2 protein homolog alpha isoform X3 encodes MSDVEENNFEGRESRSQSKSPTGTPARVKSESRSGSRSPSRVSKHSESHSRSRSKSRSRSRRHSHRRYTRSRSHSHRRRSRSRSYTPEYRRRRSRSHSPMSNRRRHTGSRANPDPNTCLGVFGLSLYTTERDLREVFSRYGPLSGVNVVYDQRTGRSRGFAFVYFERIDDSKEAMERANGMELDGRRIRVDYSITKRAHTPTPGIYMGRPTHSGGGGGGGGGGGGGGGGGRRRDSYYDRGYDRGYDRYEDYDYRYRRSPSPYYSRYRSRSRSRSYSPRRY; translated from the exons GAGTCTCGCTCTCAGTCAAAATCTCCAACGGGAACTCCTGCTCGCGTAAAATCAGAGAGCAGGTCAGGATCTCGTAGTCCATCAAGAGTTTCCAAACATTCTGAATCCCATTCTCGATCAAGATCAAAATCCAG gtcAAGGTCAAGGAGGCATTCTCATAGACGCTACACTCGGTCCCGGTCCCACTCTCATAGAAGACGATCTCGAAGTAGATCCTATACTCCAGAGTATCGTCGACGAAGAAGCCGGAGTCACTCTCCAATGTCCAATCGCAGAAGACATACAGGCAGCAGG GCAAATCCAGATCCCAACACTTGCCTGGGTGTCTTTGGCCTCAGTTTGTACACAACAGAGAGAGATCTTCGTGAAGTATTCTCTCGATATGGACCATTGAGTGGTGTCAATGTAGTTTATGATCAGCGAACTGGAAGGTCACGTGGATTTGCTTTTGTGTATTTTGAGAGGATAGATGACTCTAAGGAG gctaTGGAAAGGGCAAATGGGATGGAGCTGGACGGTAGAAGAATTCGTGTGGATTATTCTATCACCAAGAGAGCACACACGCCTACACCAGGCATTTACATGGGCAGACCAACTCA tagtggtggtggaggtggaggaggcggcggtggcggtggagGCGGCGGTGGTGGTAGACGACGGGATTCTTACTATGATAGAGGATATGATCGAGGCTATGACAGATATGAAGATTATGATTACCGGTACAG AAGGTCACCTTCTCCTTATTACAGTCGATACAGGTCACGGTCAAGATCTCGTTCCTATAGCCCAA GACGCTATTAA